The following are from one region of the Methanoculleus caldifontis genome:
- a CDS encoding PAS domain S-box protein — protein sequence MHATPPPMPAVPDAVLDDLSEGLLLLDSDGRVVQVNQAFRRLVPVPEDRDLSGADGTALVRTYLAPLIADAEAAARLLASIRTEKPLSGLECRIAPGRRVACSVRTPGNGTVALLVSEVTASRESEEQSRYRELFDLAPDGYFVCDPSGSILDVNRAGALLLGKEKASLIGTPGLSHIVPESRGAYQELIARLEDGGPEPLRGIEVWMQPAAGKPVPVSLSATAVRNDRGSLVEIRWLARDISRRKQADAERERLLGENRSLAADLAEERDLLRTVMEHTDVHLAYLDADLRFVRVNTAYAEGSGYAKEELLGRGHFDLFPNPENQAIFERVRDTGEAFRIYAKPFVYESQPERGTTHWDWSLVPVKDAAGTVQGLVFSLADVTERIRAEGEIRIRNRRLAVLNAVITASASAFTLDELIENALDAVLDTFGFDVGSIYMLEGKDRMQAVIRCYRRVSEFALMQNRTLDVRHWPYNRVFIAGQPWFVEGTESASTRDRDALADFGVSSLAFIPLVAESSVVGALVLGSTGGQEIPQEARRILEAVGREVGAGVLRGMLYDRLDAANREANLYIDILTHDIRNADNVANIYADLLSETLSGTEQEYLQKLRASIKKSIEITKNVGTIRKIRESRTGLVPIDLDRVIREEIAHYPDTRITYDGLHVTVLADDLLPEVFTNLIGNAAKHGGPDVEIAIAVEEGPDEETVRVSVADTGPGVPDDVKEAIFARFEQGKVRGSGQGLGLSICRMLLFRYGGTIRAEDRLPGRPEEGAAFRFTLREATGTGTEETSPMPGDGTCAKPVKNPVHDFRDTPGAP from the coding sequence ATGCATGCAACGCCACCGCCGATGCCAGCCGTCCCGGACGCCGTCCTCGACGACCTCAGTGAAGGTCTGCTCCTGCTCGACTCCGACGGACGGGTCGTGCAGGTCAACCAGGCTTTTCGCCGCCTTGTGCCGGTGCCGGAAGACCGGGACCTCTCGGGTGCGGACGGAACGGCGCTCGTCCGCACCTATCTTGCACCGCTCATCGCCGACGCGGAGGCAGCCGCCCGCCTGCTCGCTTCGATCCGGACAGAGAAACCGCTCTCCGGGCTCGAGTGCCGGATCGCTCCCGGCCGACGGGTGGCGTGCTCGGTCAGAACACCGGGCAACGGGACGGTAGCTCTTCTCGTCAGCGAGGTCACCGCGAGCAGGGAGAGCGAGGAGCAGAGCCGCTACCGGGAGCTCTTCGACCTCGCTCCCGACGGCTACTTTGTCTGCGACCCCTCAGGGTCGATCCTCGACGTGAACCGGGCGGGAGCGCTCCTCCTCGGCAAAGAGAAAGCGAGCCTGATCGGGACACCCGGCCTGTCGCACATCGTCCCGGAGTCCAGAGGGGCCTACCAGGAGCTCATCGCACGGCTGGAGGACGGCGGCCCCGAACCCCTGCGGGGGATCGAGGTCTGGATGCAGCCGGCGGCCGGAAAGCCCGTCCCGGTCTCCCTCTCGGCCACGGCAGTCCGGAATGACCGGGGGAGCCTCGTCGAGATCCGGTGGCTCGCCCGGGACATCAGCCGGAGGAAGCAGGCGGACGCGGAGCGGGAGCGGCTGCTCGGCGAGAACCGGTCGCTCGCGGCCGACCTCGCGGAGGAGCGCGACCTCCTCCGGACAGTCATGGAGCACACCGACGTTCACCTCGCCTATCTCGACGCCGATCTCCGGTTCGTCCGGGTCAACACGGCCTACGCGGAAGGCTCCGGGTATGCGAAGGAGGAACTCCTCGGCCGGGGCCACTTCGACCTCTTCCCGAACCCGGAGAACCAGGCGATCTTCGAGCGGGTTCGGGATACCGGGGAGGCGTTCCGGATATACGCAAAACCGTTCGTCTACGAGAGCCAGCCCGAGCGCGGCACGACCCACTGGGACTGGAGCCTCGTCCCGGTGAAGGACGCAGCGGGAACCGTTCAGGGGCTGGTCTTCTCGCTCGCCGACGTCACGGAGCGGATACGGGCAGAGGGGGAGATCCGTATCCGGAACCGGAGGCTCGCCGTCCTGAACGCGGTCATCACGGCATCGGCCTCGGCGTTCACCCTCGACGAACTCATCGAGAACGCGCTCGATGCGGTGCTCGACACCTTCGGCTTCGACGTCGGGTCGATCTACATGCTGGAGGGGAAGGACAGGATGCAGGCGGTCATCCGGTGCTACCGGAGGGTCTCGGAGTTCGCCCTTATGCAGAACCGGACCCTCGACGTCCGCCACTGGCCCTACAACCGGGTCTTCATCGCCGGGCAGCCGTGGTTCGTCGAGGGGACGGAGAGTGCCTCCACCCGCGACCGGGACGCACTCGCGGACTTCGGCGTCTCCTCCCTCGCCTTCATCCCGCTCGTCGCCGAGTCCTCGGTCGTCGGGGCGCTCGTGCTCGGGAGCACCGGCGGGCAGGAGATCCCGCAGGAAGCCCGCCGGATCCTCGAGGCGGTCGGCCGGGAGGTCGGGGCCGGAGTCCTCCGGGGGATGTTATACGACCGGCTCGACGCGGCGAACCGGGAGGCGAACCTCTACATCGATATCCTCACCCACGATATCCGGAACGCCGACAACGTCGCGAACATCTACGCAGACCTGCTCAGCGAGACGCTCTCCGGGACGGAGCAGGAGTACCTGCAGAAGCTCCGGGCGAGCATCAAGAAGAGCATCGAGATCACCAAAAACGTCGGGACCATCCGGAAGATCCGCGAGAGCCGGACCGGGCTTGTCCCGATCGACCTCGACCGGGTGATCCGCGAGGAGATCGCTCACTACCCCGACACCCGCATCACTTACGACGGGCTGCATGTCACGGTCCTCGCCGACGACCTCCTGCCCGAGGTCTTCACGAACCTCATCGGGAACGCCGCAAAACACGGCGGGCCGGACGTGGAGATAGCGATCGCCGTCGAGGAAGGGCCGGACGAGGAGACGGTCCGGGTCAGTGTCGCCGACACCGGCCCCGGGGTCCCGGACGACGTGAAGGAAGCGATCTTTGCCCGGTTCGAGCAGGGGAAAGTCCGGGGGAGCGGCCAGGGCCTCGGCCTCTCGATCTGCCGGATGCTTCTTTTCCGCTACGGCGGCACCATCCGGGCGGAAGACCGCCTGCCCGGCCGGCCCGAGGAGGGCGCGGCGTTCCGGTTCACCCTCAGGGAGGCCACGGGCACCGGTACGGAAGAGACCTCGCCCATGCCCGGGGACGGCACCTGTGCGAAACCGGTAAAAAACCCCGTACACGACTTCAGGGATACCCCCGGAGCCCCGTAA
- the kaiC gene encoding circadian clock protein KaiC — translation MYPSTGVAAESGDTENALLKTASGISGLDEITSGGLPKGRPTLVAGKAGSGKTLFAMQFLVNGAVRYNEPGVFVSFEEREEDLVKNVHSLGFDLPQLIAEKKIALEYIRVERSEIEETGEFDLDGLFIRLAYAIDSIGAKRVALDTIETLFASLTNEGILRAELRRLLFWLKEKGVTAVVTGESGSGDSLTRHGLEEYVSDAVIFLDHRIRNEISTRRLRIVKYRGSSHGTNEYPFLITEREGFVIMPVTTLGLTHEALDERIPTGIPRLDTMLGGEGYYRGSSVLVSGTPGTGKTSLAAVFARAACQRGERCLYFTFEESPGQIVRNMRSIGIDLAPLIDAGLLTIHASRPMTYGLETHLATMIKAVQDLAPDVVVVDPISSLIAVGEEIDTKSMLTRLIDHLKSRHVTGLFTDLTPGAEGSSDQTTIGISSLMDTWILLKNVDSSGERNRVLHILKSRGMAHSNQVREFVITDEGIDLVDVYLGPAGVLTGSARHVQEAKERAEASERAESLRKRRIELERRQKAVEAQIAALEAELEAETDEFDRYRRQLELDDETRAGYRREMATRRRAD, via the coding sequence ATGTACCCATCCACAGGTGTCGCGGCAGAGTCGGGGGATACTGAGAATGCCCTTCTCAAGACCGCGAGCGGGATCAGCGGGCTTGACGAGATCACCAGCGGCGGGCTCCCGAAGGGCAGGCCCACGCTTGTCGCCGGGAAAGCGGGGAGCGGAAAGACGCTCTTTGCCATGCAGTTCCTGGTGAACGGCGCAGTCCGGTATAATGAACCCGGCGTCTTCGTCTCCTTCGAAGAGAGGGAAGAGGACCTGGTGAAGAACGTCCACTCGCTCGGCTTCGATCTCCCGCAACTCATCGCGGAGAAGAAGATCGCCCTCGAATACATCCGGGTCGAGAGGAGCGAGATCGAGGAGACCGGCGAGTTCGACCTCGACGGACTCTTCATCCGGCTCGCCTACGCGATCGACTCTATCGGAGCGAAGAGAGTGGCGCTCGACACCATCGAGACCCTCTTTGCCAGTCTCACCAACGAGGGGATCCTCCGCGCCGAACTCCGCCGGCTCCTCTTCTGGCTCAAGGAGAAGGGTGTCACGGCCGTCGTGACCGGCGAGAGCGGTTCGGGCGACAGCCTGACCCGGCACGGTCTCGAGGAGTACGTCTCCGACGCCGTCATCTTCCTCGACCACCGGATCCGGAACGAGATCTCGACCCGCCGGCTCCGGATTGTCAAGTACCGCGGCTCGTCCCACGGCACGAACGAGTACCCGTTCCTGATCACGGAGCGCGAAGGTTTCGTCATCATGCCGGTCACCACCCTCGGCCTGACGCACGAAGCCCTCGACGAGCGTATCCCGACCGGCATACCCCGGCTCGACACCATGCTCGGCGGGGAGGGGTATTACCGGGGCTCGAGCGTCCTGGTCTCCGGGACCCCCGGCACCGGCAAGACGAGCCTCGCCGCGGTCTTCGCGCGGGCCGCCTGCCAACGAGGCGAGCGATGCCTCTACTTCACCTTCGAGGAGTCGCCAGGCCAGATCGTCCGGAACATGCGGTCCATCGGGATCGACCTCGCCCCCCTGATCGATGCCGGGCTCCTCACCATCCACGCCTCCCGGCCGATGACCTACGGCCTGGAGACGCACCTTGCGACGATGATCAAGGCCGTCCAGGACCTCGCGCCCGACGTGGTCGTCGTCGACCCGATCTCGAGCCTGATCGCCGTCGGGGAGGAGATCGACACGAAGTCGATGCTGACCCGGCTCATCGACCACTTAAAGAGCCGCCACGTCACCGGGCTCTTCACCGATCTGACCCCGGGGGCGGAGGGGTCTTCCGATCAGACAACGATCGGGATCTCGTCGCTGATGGATACCTGGATCCTCCTCAAGAACGTCGATTCCAGCGGCGAGCGCAACCGCGTCCTCCACATCCTGAAGTCCCGGGGCATGGCCCATTCCAACCAGGTCCGCGAGTTCGTCATCACCGACGAAGGGATCGACCTCGTGGACGTCTACCTCGGCCCGGCCGGCGTCCTGACCGGTTCGGCACGCCATGTTCAGGAGGCTAAAGAAAGGGCCGAGGCGAGCGAACGGGCGGAGAGTCTCAGAAAGCGCAGGATCGAACTCGAGAGAAGGCAGAAGGCGGTCGAGGCGCAGATAGCCGCACTCGAAGCGGAACTTGAAGCGGAAACAGACGAGTTCGACCGGTACCGCCGGCAGCTGGAGCTCGACGACGAGACCCGTGCCGGGTACCGCAGAGAGATGGCGACGCGGCGGAGAGCCGATTGA
- a CDS encoding circadian clock KaiB family protein, translated as MNPESNGITAPDDAGEFWQLRLYVAGRTSKSRRAIENLRRICEEHLPGKYSIEVVDLLDHPEIARREEIIAIPTLIRQLPPPLRKLIGDLSDGEKVLVGLEIRR; from the coding sequence TTGAACCCTGAATCCAACGGCATCACGGCCCCGGACGACGCCGGCGAGTTCTGGCAACTCCGGCTCTACGTGGCAGGAAGAACCAGCAAGTCCAGGAGAGCGATCGAGAACCTCCGGAGGATCTGCGAGGAGCACCTTCCCGGGAAGTACTCGATCGAGGTGGTCGACCTTCTCGATCACCCGGAGATCGCTCGCCGCGAAGAGATCATCGCGATACCCACCCTGATCCGGCAACTGCCTCCTCCCTTGAGAAAACTCATAGGCGATCTCTCCGACGGGGAGAAGGTCCTCGTCGGTCTGGAGATCCGTCGCTAG
- a CDS encoding PAS domain-containing sensor histidine kinase, which produces MRGNAAGREDRTVMNNAIRRSIQEIIEELQSLEAESGRSGADEVAIQKALDTCSGAIREARNAAHSHRRSKTGSPAEPGPGFGCDTACLDAAFANLPDSIFILDRNLACVYAHAPVMDLRDPAGRAAGRWDPFLRHAREVFTTGIALRGEFSPGTAGRSQSVCDYLINPFYGPSGSVDYIFAVCRDISQQRRLELALRESRDRYRALFESMATGFAYCEIVCDDRGEPADYRFLEINPAFEALAGIGRDCLVGRTIREILPDIGGEVIASLGRAAQTGLSVRFEHYNPVLEKYLDIIAFCPERGKFGCLVEDITAIKRTEQERARLMRQIQSERKRLEAVLQQMPCGVILTEAPSGRLVLANDRMREIWPCSLPEGEEPCPGGSSEGVRLGWRPYEIDEYPFSRIIRTGEAIIDDEIEILRGDGTTGHVCISAAPVRDPDGVVRYGVMTFSDVSRRKAAEEELQESEEFNRKIFESVHECIKVLDLDGNLISMSPYGLQELGIADITPYLGTNFLCFWEEEHRDMVAEALSAARRNGRGQFEAPCRTAAGEMRYWEVVVTPICDPQGVPERLLATSRDITERKRSVEALRRREQELKVLLASLPTGVVVVDAATHRILDANPTALALFKAPREEVVGKCCHNHICPAEEGNCPITDQGSTFDRSERVVLTADGEEVPVLKSVARVHLSGRPCLIESFVDISDRKRAEEEIRVRNQQLAVLNRIIAASASALASDELLRDTLDATLEHMEFDVGAVYLLDPDRQQAVLRCHREMPDRYLSRYRTLNALLSPYDDLFAAGEPRYIEAGETAPARQDLAAALGVSSLAFIPIVAESSVIGTLVLGSTGGEGIPQEARRILEAVGREVGAGILRGMLYPRIEAANREANLYLDILTHDIRNAENVTLGYADLLDETLSGVEREYLQKLRAGIKKSIEITANVGTIRKIRESRAGLVPVDLDRVVREEIAHRPDARITYDGLAVAVLADDLLPEVFTNLIGNAAKHGGPDVEIAIAVEEGPDEGTVRVSVADTGPGVPDDVKEAIFARFEQGKARGSGQGLGLSICRMLLARYGGTIRAEDRLPGRPEEGAAFRFTLRRVEDGEPPEREA; this is translated from the coding sequence ATGAGGGGGAATGCCGCAGGGAGGGAAGACCGGACGGTCATGAATAACGCCATTCGCCGGTCCATTCAGGAGATCATCGAAGAACTCCAGAGCCTGGAGGCTGAGAGCGGCCGGAGCGGCGCGGATGAGGTTGCGATCCAGAAAGCCCTCGATACCTGTTCGGGAGCGATCCGCGAGGCGCGCAACGCGGCCCACAGCCATCGCCGTTCCAAAACGGGCAGTCCTGCGGAGCCGGGCCCGGGGTTTGGGTGCGATACCGCCTGTCTCGACGCCGCCTTCGCAAACCTGCCCGACTCCATCTTCATCCTGGACCGCAACCTCGCCTGCGTCTACGCACACGCACCCGTCATGGACCTGCGGGATCCGGCCGGCCGGGCCGCCGGGAGATGGGACCCGTTTCTCAGGCATGCCCGGGAGGTCTTCACGACCGGAATCGCCTTACGCGGCGAATTTTCGCCCGGTACGGCCGGCCGGAGCCAGAGCGTCTGTGACTACCTGATCAATCCGTTCTACGGCCCTTCGGGCAGCGTAGACTATATCTTCGCCGTATGCCGGGACATCTCGCAGCAGAGACGCCTTGAACTGGCGCTCCGGGAGAGCAGGGATCGGTACCGCGCACTCTTCGAGTCGATGGCCACGGGGTTTGCCTACTGCGAGATCGTCTGCGACGACCGGGGGGAGCCCGCCGACTACCGGTTTCTCGAGATCAATCCGGCGTTTGAGGCGCTTGCCGGAATAGGCCGGGACTGCCTTGTCGGCAGGACGATCCGGGAGATCCTGCCCGATATAGGAGGCGAGGTTATTGCATCTCTCGGCCGGGCGGCGCAGACGGGTCTGTCCGTGCGCTTCGAGCACTATAACCCGGTGCTGGAGAAGTACCTCGACATCATCGCGTTCTGTCCGGAGCGGGGAAAGTTCGGCTGCCTGGTCGAAGATATCACCGCGATAAAGCGGACAGAACAGGAACGCGCACGCCTGATGCGGCAGATCCAGTCGGAGAGGAAGCGCCTCGAAGCAGTGCTCCAGCAGATGCCCTGCGGCGTCATCCTCACCGAGGCCCCCTCGGGCAGGCTGGTCCTCGCAAACGACAGGATGCGGGAGATCTGGCCGTGTTCCCTTCCGGAGGGGGAGGAACCCTGCCCGGGCGGGAGCAGCGAAGGTGTCCGCCTGGGCTGGCGGCCCTACGAGATCGATGAATACCCTTTCTCGCGGATCATCAGGACCGGAGAGGCCATCATCGACGACGAGATCGAGATCCTCCGCGGCGATGGGACGACGGGCCACGTCTGCATCAGCGCCGCACCGGTCCGGGACCCCGACGGGGTCGTGCGCTATGGCGTCATGACATTCTCGGACGTCTCGCGGCGGAAAGCGGCAGAGGAAGAACTTCAGGAGTCCGAGGAGTTCAACCGAAAGATATTCGAGAGCGTCCACGAGTGCATCAAGGTGCTCGACCTGGACGGAAATCTCATCTCGATGAGCCCGTACGGGCTGCAGGAACTCGGGATCGCCGATATCACGCCCTATCTCGGCACCAACTTTCTGTGTTTCTGGGAGGAGGAGCACCGGGATATGGTCGCGGAGGCCCTTTCAGCGGCACGGCGGAACGGCAGAGGGCAGTTTGAAGCGCCCTGCCGGACGGCGGCGGGAGAGATGAGGTACTGGGAAGTTGTGGTCACTCCGATCTGTGATCCCCAGGGCGTCCCCGAACGGCTGCTCGCCACCTCACGCGATATAACCGAGCGCAAACGCTCAGTCGAGGCGTTGCGCCGGAGGGAACAGGAGTTGAAGGTGCTGCTCGCGTCTCTCCCGACAGGCGTGGTCGTCGTCGATGCAGCGACTCACCGGATCCTCGACGCGAATCCCACAGCGCTCGCACTCTTCAAGGCCCCCCGTGAGGAGGTCGTCGGGAAGTGCTGTCATAACCATATCTGCCCTGCCGAGGAGGGGAACTGCCCCATCACCGATCAGGGCAGCACGTTCGACAGGTCCGAGCGGGTCGTCCTCACCGCCGATGGAGAAGAGGTCCCGGTACTGAAATCGGTTGCCAGAGTGCATCTCTCGGGGCGGCCCTGTCTCATCGAGAGCTTCGTGGACATATCCGACCGGAAGCGCGCCGAAGAAGAGATCCGGGTGCGGAACCAGCAACTCGCGGTCTTAAACCGGATCATCGCGGCATCTGCATCCGCACTCGCCTCCGACGAGCTCCTCAGGGATACGCTCGATGCCACGCTCGAGCACATGGAGTTCGACGTCGGCGCCGTCTACCTCCTCGATCCCGACCGGCAGCAGGCGGTGCTCCGCTGTCACCGGGAGATGCCCGATCGCTACCTCTCCCGCTACCGGACCCTCAACGCCCTTCTCTCCCCCTACGACGACCTCTTCGCTGCCGGGGAGCCCAGGTATATCGAGGCGGGGGAGACGGCACCCGCCCGGCAGGACCTTGCCGCCGCCCTCGGCGTCTCCTCCCTCGCCTTCATCCCGATCGTCGCGGAGTCCTCGGTCATCGGGACGCTCGTCCTCGGGAGCACCGGCGGGGAGGGGATCCCGCAGGAAGCCCGCCGGATCCTCGAAGCGGTCGGCCGGGAAGTCGGGGCCGGGATCCTCCGGGGGATGCTCTACCCGCGGATCGAGGCGGCGAACCGGGAGGCGAACCTCTACCTCGATATCCTCACCCACGATATCCGGAACGCCGAGAACGTCACTCTCGGCTACGCCGACCTCCTCGACGAGACGCTCTCCGGGGTCGAGCGGGAGTACCTGCAGAAACTCCGGGCGGGCATCAAGAAGAGCATCGAGATCACCGCAAACGTCGGGACCATCCGGAAGATCCGCGAGAGCCGGGCCGGGCTCGTCCCGGTCGATCTCGACCGGGTGGTCCGCGAGGAGATCGCTCACCGTCCGGACGCCCGTATCACTTACGACGGCCTCGCCGTCGCGGTCCTCGCCGACGATCTCCTGCCCGAGGTCTTCACGAACCTCATCGGGAACGCCGCAAAACACGGCGGGCCGGACGTGGAGATAGCGATCGCCGTCGAGGAAGGACCGGACGAGGGGACGGTCCGGGTCAGCGTCGCCGACACCGGCCCCGGAGTCCCCGACGACGTGAAGGAAGCGATCTTTGCCCGGTTCGAGCAGGGGAAAGCCCGGGGGAGCGGCCAGGGCCTCGGCCTCTCGATCTGCCGGATGCTCCTTGCCCGCTACGGCGGCACCATCCGGGCCGAGGACCGCCTGCCCGGCCGGCCCGAGGAGGGGGCGGCCTTCCGGTTCACCCTCAGAAGAGTTGAAGACGGCGAGCCTCCCGAACGGGAGGCGTAG
- a CDS encoding Hsp20/alpha crystallin family protein, with protein MTGREDDPAGFGRRGTDERASDPNTRDIPAGRPPPLARGGSHDFPGLAADFRVDILDHENEVIVVAELPGAEKDAIAITLLNPQTIRITARRGGPAGEESGNYAIHERGNGILSRLIRLPASVVSEGAVTGFKNGVLEVRLAKMRRRSEPGGREIPIT; from the coding sequence ATGACTGGAAGAGAAGACGACCCCGCCGGCTTCGGAAGGCGGGGCACGGATGAGAGAGCAAGCGACCCGAACACCCGCGATATCCCGGCAGGCAGGCCGCCGCCGCTCGCCCGCGGGGGCAGCCACGATTTCCCGGGCCTCGCTGCGGACTTCAGGGTCGACATCCTCGACCACGAGAACGAGGTGATCGTGGTCGCCGAACTGCCGGGCGCGGAGAAGGACGCGATCGCGATCACCCTGCTCAACCCCCAGACCATACGGATAACGGCGAGGCGCGGCGGGCCGGCCGGGGAGGAGTCCGGCAACTACGCCATCCACGAGCGCGGGAACGGCATCCTGAGCCGGCTGATACGCCTGCCGGCGAGCGTGGTGAGCGAGGGGGCCGTGACCGGTTTCAAGAACGGCGTCCTTGAGGTGCGCCTCGCGAAGATGAGGCGCCGGTCGGAGCCCGGAGGACGGGAGATCCCAATCACGTGA
- a CDS encoding glycosyltransferase encodes MIVTDLPGLPSLREYRQIMGAEQFLALEEMAGRLSGVRMQEINSTRHGGGVAEILISYVPFLNALGLETTWSVMEAGPPFFEVTKTLHNFLQGRDGFSSEMVETYWEAQRQNEGLIEDDCDVVTVHDPQPLGLVEFLTAKERERKRLLWRCHVQLETVPTATAGSIGNILRRLVEKYHASIFSSFQYLPLWNVPSFIIPPFIDPLSEKNRDLPASEIDAVLNKYGIDPEKPIVTQVSRYDVFKDPVGVIQAFRRVRQKTPCQLVLVGGRACDDPECYLVLREVRGAAEDDPDIHVLDLPPDSHREINALQRASDVIIQKSIKEGFGLTVTEALWKGKPVVAGDVGGIPLQIRDGWNGYLVSTVQETADRVLHLLRNPEKAAEMGTRGREFVREYYLLPRGVQDHLAVVDQVVNGKITARDSVICYHPQVVTTRMATCSPRY; translated from the coding sequence ATGATCGTGACGGATCTCCCCGGTCTGCCCTCGCTCAGGGAATACCGACAGATTATGGGAGCGGAGCAATTCCTGGCACTCGAGGAGATGGCCGGCCGCCTATCGGGCGTCCGGATGCAGGAGATCAACTCGACCCGCCACGGGGGGGGCGTGGCGGAGATCCTGATCTCCTACGTGCCGTTCCTGAACGCGCTCGGTCTTGAGACGACCTGGAGCGTCATGGAGGCCGGGCCCCCGTTCTTTGAGGTCACAAAGACCCTCCACAACTTCCTCCAGGGCCGTGACGGGTTCTCATCCGAGATGGTCGAGACCTACTGGGAGGCCCAGCGGCAGAACGAGGGGCTGATCGAGGACGATTGCGACGTCGTGACCGTCCACGACCCCCAGCCGCTCGGCCTGGTCGAGTTCCTGACCGCAAAGGAGCGCGAGCGAAAACGGCTGCTCTGGCGGTGCCACGTCCAGCTGGAGACGGTCCCCACCGCGACCGCGGGCAGCATCGGGAACATCCTGCGAAGGCTGGTCGAGAAGTACCACGCAAGCATCTTCTCGAGTTTCCAGTACCTCCCCCTCTGGAACGTCCCGAGTTTCATCATCCCGCCCTTCATCGACCCCTTGTCCGAGAAGAACCGCGACCTCCCGGCGAGCGAGATCGACGCCGTCCTGAACAAATACGGCATCGACCCGGAGAAGCCGATCGTCACCCAGGTCTCCCGCTACGACGTCTTCAAGGACCCGGTCGGGGTTATCCAGGCGTTCCGGAGGGTCCGGCAGAAGACCCCCTGCCAGCTCGTCCTCGTCGGCGGGCGGGCTTGCGACGACCCCGAGTGTTACCTCGTCCTGCGCGAGGTCCGCGGGGCGGCCGAGGACGACCCCGATATCCACGTCCTCGACCTCCCGCCCGACAGCCACCGGGAGATCAACGCGCTTCAGCGGGCTTCGGACGTGATCATCCAGAAGTCCATAAAAGAGGGGTTCGGGCTGACGGTGACGGAAGCGCTCTGGAAAGGAAAGCCCGTCGTCGCCGGGGACGTCGGCGGCATACCGCTCCAGATCCGCGACGGCTGGAACGGTTATCTGGTCTCGACGGTCCAGGAGACCGCGGACCGGGTCCTCCATCTCCTCCGGAACCCTGAGAAGGCGGCAGAGATGGGGACGCGGGGACGGGAGTTCGTCCGGGAGTACTACCTCCTCCCCAGGGGCGTGCAGGATCACCTCGCCGTCGTCGACCAGGTGGTCAACGGGAAGATCACCGCCCGCGACAGCGTCATCTGTTACCACCCGCAGGTGGTGACGACCCGGATGGCAACCTGCTCCCCCCGGTACTGA
- a CDS encoding response regulator: MGNKIMVVDDDLPTLEVMELLLKKIDREPLLVHNGWDALRAIKKEKPALIILDVMMSPIDGWQFLEELKRSEELRDIPVLLFTAKHVWPEEYSRYANDIVGVLEKPISLAELKTALERVLPRDASSRTGNDSTRHTPQIRSG, translated from the coding sequence GTGGGAAACAAGATCATGGTCGTCGACGACGACCTGCCGACGCTGGAAGTAATGGAACTGCTGCTCAAGAAGATCGACCGCGAACCGCTCCTGGTCCACAACGGGTGGGACGCTCTCCGGGCGATCAAGAAAGAGAAACCTGCGCTCATCATCCTGGATGTGATGATGTCGCCTATCGACGGCTGGCAGTTCCTTGAAGAACTGAAGAGGAGCGAGGAGCTCAGGGATATCCCGGTGCTGCTCTTTACCGCAAAGCACGTCTGGCCGGAGGAGTATTCCCGGTATGCGAACGATATCGTCGGTGTCCTGGAGAAGCCCATCTCGCTTGCCGAGTTAAAGACGGCACTGGAGAGAGTCCTCCCCAGGGATGCCTCTTCCCGTACGGGGAACGACAGCACCCGTCATACGCCGCAGATCCGAAGCGGGTAA